One window from the genome of Streptococcus parasanguinis encodes:
- the mscL gene encoding large conductance mechanosensitive channel protein MscL: MLKDLKAFLLRGNVVDLAVAVVIGAAFGAIVTSFVNDIITPLILNPALKAAHVENIAQLSWNGVAYGSFLSAVINFLVVGTVLFFVVKAAEKAQNLGKKEEAVEEEAPAPTQEELLTEIRDLLANK, translated from the coding sequence ATGTTAAAAGATTTGAAAGCTTTTCTCCTTCGTGGGAACGTTGTTGACCTTGCTGTTGCAGTCGTTATCGGAGCTGCATTCGGAGCTATCGTAACATCATTTGTTAACGATATCATCACTCCACTTATTTTGAACCCAGCTTTGAAAGCTGCTCATGTTGAAAATATTGCACAATTGTCATGGAACGGTGTTGCTTACGGTAGCTTCTTGAGCGCTGTTATTAATTTCCTTGTTGTTGGTACTGTTCTTTTCTTTGTAGTGAAAGCTGCAGAGAAAGCTCAAAACCTTGGTAAAAAAGAAGAAGCTGTCGAAGAAGAAGCTCCTGCTCCTACTCAAGAAGAGTTGCTTACTGAAATCCGCGACTTGCTTGCAAACAAATAA
- the whiA gene encoding DNA-binding protein WhiA encodes MSFTVRVKEELLSLKRFEKSELAAIIKMSGSLGISMGGLTLSVTTENAKIARHIYELLHHFYEAKSDIRHHQKTNLKKNRVYTVFLDEKVEEILADLHLADAFFGIETGIDASVLEDEVASRAYLRGAFLSSGSIKDPEKGKYQLEIHSVYTDHAEGIALLMQGFLLDAKTIERKKGVVTYLQRAEDIIDFLIVVEAMQAMQEFESIKVMRETRNDLNRANNAEMANIQRTVTASMKTINNISKIVDTVGLGSLPSDLQEVAYIRMNHPDYSIQQIADSLQQPISKSGVNHRLRKINKIADDLDK; translated from the coding sequence ATGAGTTTTACGGTTCGTGTCAAAGAAGAATTATTGTCTCTCAAGCGATTTGAAAAGAGTGAATTAGCTGCTATTATCAAGATGTCTGGGAGCCTCGGCATATCAATGGGTGGCTTGACGCTCTCGGTAACGACAGAAAATGCCAAGATTGCTCGCCATATCTATGAATTATTGCATCATTTTTATGAGGCCAAATCAGATATTCGCCACCATCAAAAAACCAATTTGAAAAAGAATCGTGTTTACACAGTATTCTTGGATGAAAAGGTAGAAGAAATTTTAGCTGACTTGCATTTGGCAGATGCCTTCTTTGGGATTGAGACAGGCATTGATGCTAGTGTTTTAGAGGATGAAGTAGCCAGTCGTGCTTACCTTCGAGGAGCTTTTTTGTCGAGTGGTTCGATAAAAGATCCTGAAAAAGGGAAGTACCAGCTGGAAATTCATTCTGTTTATACAGACCACGCGGAAGGAATTGCCCTTCTCATGCAAGGATTTTTACTAGATGCGAAAACCATCGAGCGGAAAAAAGGAGTGGTAACCTATCTGCAACGAGCGGAAGATATTATTGATTTTCTAATTGTGGTAGAGGCCATGCAAGCCATGCAGGAATTTGAGTCCATCAAGGTTATGAGAGAGACGCGTAATGACCTCAATCGGGCCAATAATGCCGAGATGGCCAATATCCAGCGCACAGTTACTGCTAGCATGAAAACCATTAATAATATTAGTAAAATTGTGGATACGGTCGGCCTAGGGAGTTTACCAAGTGACCTGCAAGAAGTTGCCTATATCCGGATGAACCATCCAGATTATTCTATCCAGCAGATCGCCGATAGTTTGCAACAACCTATTTCAAAAAGCGGTGTTAACCACCGCTTACGTAAGATCAATAAGATCGCAGACGATTTAGACAAATAA
- a CDS encoding ABC transporter ATP-binding protein gives MNQYPLVYLDHVTKNYGHEVALMDVSLNIQPGRIIGLLGPNGSGKTTIIKLINGLLQPSLGNIYIHGQLPSPASKKVVSYLPDTTYLNENMKISDAISYFQDFYADFNVQRAYQLLNDLHLHPNQKLNSLSKGNKEKVQLILVMSREADLYVLDEPIGGVDPAARDYILRTIIQNRRPNSSVLISTHLIADIEQVLDEAIFINQGRILLHENTTVLRNQHGKSIDEIFRDQFRVY, from the coding sequence ATGAATCAGTATCCTTTGGTCTACTTGGACCATGTGACAAAGAATTATGGGCATGAAGTTGCTCTCATGGATGTTAGTTTGAACATCCAACCTGGCCGTATTATTGGCCTTTTGGGGCCCAATGGTAGCGGGAAAACAACCATCATTAAATTGATTAATGGTTTGTTGCAACCAAGCCTTGGAAATATCTATATTCATGGGCAATTACCATCCCCAGCTTCTAAAAAAGTTGTTTCCTATTTGCCAGATACGACTTATCTGAATGAAAATATGAAAATTAGTGATGCTATTAGCTATTTCCAAGATTTTTATGCAGATTTTAATGTCCAACGAGCTTACCAATTGCTCAACGATTTACATTTGCATCCAAATCAAAAATTGAACAGCCTTTCAAAAGGGAACAAGGAAAAAGTACAATTGATTTTGGTGATGAGTCGTGAAGCTGACTTGTATGTCCTTGATGAACCAATCGGTGGGGTTGACCCAGCAGCGCGTGATTATATTTTGCGGACCATTATTCAAAACCGACGTCCAAACTCTTCTGTCTTGATTTCTACTCACTTGATTGCGGATATTGAGCAAGTTTTGGATGAAGCGATTTTCATCAACCAAGGAAGAATCCTCTTGCATGAAAATACGACTGTTTTGCGCAATCAACACGGAAAATCAATCGATGAGATCTTCCGTGATCAATTCCGTGTTTATTAG
- the rpsU gene encoding 30S ribosomal protein S21, with protein sequence MSKTVVRKNESLDDALRRFKRAVTKAGTLQETRKREFYEKPSVKRKRKSEAARKRKKF encoded by the coding sequence ATGTCAAAAACAGTAGTACGTAAGAATGAATCTCTTGACGATGCTCTTCGTCGTTTCAAACGTGCGGTTACTAAAGCTGGTACTCTTCAAGAAACACGCAAACGTGAATTCTATGAAAAACCTTCTGTAAAACGTAAACGTAAATCAGAAGCAGCTCGTAAACGTAAAAAATTCTAA
- the rapZ gene encoding RNase adapter RapZ — MTESKIQLVMVTGMSGAGKTVAIQSFEDLGYFTIDNMPPALLLKFIELMRHSPDNNKLAVVVDMRSRSFFNEIRTILDELDNQEDLDFKVLFLDATDSELVARYKETRRSHPLAADGRVLDGITLERELLSPLKNISQNVVDTTELTPRNLRKTIAEQFASQDNQPDFRVEVMSFGFKYGLPIDADLVFDVRFLPNPYYKLELRNLTGQDPAVYDYVMDHPESEDFYRHLHDLIVPILPSYKREGKSVLTIAMGCTGGQHRSVAFAERLAHDLEKNWQVNCSHRDKDRRKETVNRS, encoded by the coding sequence ATGACAGAAAGTAAGATTCAACTGGTCATGGTAACGGGGATGAGCGGTGCGGGCAAGACCGTTGCCATCCAATCGTTTGAGGATTTGGGTTACTTTACCATCGATAATATGCCACCGGCGCTCTTGCTGAAATTTATTGAGCTCATGCGCCACAGTCCCGATAACAATAAATTAGCCGTTGTTGTGGATATGCGGAGCCGTTCTTTTTTCAATGAAATTCGCACCATTTTGGATGAATTGGACAACCAAGAAGACCTCGATTTCAAGGTCTTGTTCTTGGATGCCACTGACAGTGAGTTGGTAGCACGATACAAGGAAACCCGTCGTAGTCACCCACTAGCGGCAGATGGCCGTGTCTTGGATGGGATTACCCTAGAGCGCGAACTCTTGTCCCCTTTAAAAAATATCAGTCAAAATGTGGTGGATACGACTGAGTTGACACCTCGTAATTTAAGAAAAACGATCGCAGAACAATTTGCCAGTCAAGATAATCAGCCAGATTTTCGGGTTGAGGTCATGTCATTTGGTTTTAAATATGGCCTTCCGATCGATGCCGATCTCGTGTTTGACGTGCGTTTCCTTCCAAACCCCTACTACAAATTGGAACTTCGGAATTTAACCGGTCAGGATCCAGCAGTCTATGATTATGTCATGGATCACCCTGAATCAGAGGACTTTTACCGTCATCTCCATGACTTGATCGTACCTATTTTACCGTCCTATAAACGTGAGGGTAAATCCGTTCTCACCATTGCTATGGGATGTACCGGTGGGCAACACCGTTCAGTAGCCTTTGCAGAGCGCTTAGCGCATGATTTAGAAAAAAATTGGCAGGTCAATTGCAGTCATAGAGACAAGGACAGACGGAAAGAAACGGTGAATCGCTCATGA
- the dnaG gene encoding DNA primase translates to MVDKELIAEIKNSVNIVEVIGEVVSLTKAGRNFLGLCPFHGEKTPSFNVVEDKQFYHCFGCGRSGDVFKFIEEYRGVVFMDAVQIVAEKAGIALQYQARPAQPTSINPNQELYEIHQEASKFYQAILMTTKMGEEARNYLHERGLTDEVIRHFQLGLAPAEGNYLYRNLSEKFSEKVITDSGLFTISDAGTVFDAFQDRIMFPLTDDSGRVIAFSGRLWKLTDDGSHQAKYKNSRSTRLFNKSYELYHLDQAKTSAKKQHEMYIMEGFMDVIAAYRAGIENAVASMGTALTPEHVQHLSHFTKKVILTYDGDKAGLEATAKALDVLQDLELEIVRIPDQMDPDEYLKKTSPEDLASLLKNSRISKVEFLMHYWKPQYIENLQAQIEFVEKLAPMIAQTRSITAQNTYIYKLADLLPDFDYLQIEQIVNNSRLHQRQEDQSGGRSRTSNFSVELLPNRGMTRLIKAENHLLSRMKDFPMVLNDYRLRPDFAFDTPELQILYQLLCQNGEVTSQDLSEQPEGVQHAWYRMLEEDLPEEIADGELEEVEATRNRELLRKESQQIGNKVKEASSIGDAEKALLELERLIAQKRRME, encoded by the coding sequence ATGGTTGATAAAGAGCTAATTGCAGAAATTAAAAACAGTGTAAACATTGTTGAAGTTATTGGTGAAGTTGTTTCTTTGACCAAGGCTGGCCGTAATTTTTTAGGGCTCTGTCCTTTTCATGGTGAAAAGACTCCTTCTTTTAATGTCGTTGAAGACAAGCAGTTTTACCATTGTTTTGGATGTGGTCGCTCGGGAGATGTCTTTAAGTTTATTGAGGAATACCGTGGAGTCGTTTTTATGGATGCGGTCCAGATCGTAGCAGAAAAAGCGGGTATTGCGCTTCAGTACCAAGCAAGGCCGGCTCAACCAACGTCTATCAATCCCAACCAAGAACTTTATGAGATTCATCAGGAAGCCAGTAAGTTCTACCAGGCGATTCTGATGACGACAAAGATGGGAGAAGAAGCGCGAAATTATCTGCATGAACGTGGATTGACGGATGAGGTCATCCGACATTTTCAATTGGGCTTAGCCCCAGCAGAAGGGAATTATCTCTATCGAAATCTCTCTGAGAAGTTCTCTGAGAAAGTGATTACCGATTCGGGGTTATTCACAATCTCAGATGCTGGAACAGTTTTTGATGCCTTTCAGGATCGGATTATGTTTCCTTTGACGGATGATAGTGGACGTGTCATTGCTTTTTCTGGTAGACTGTGGAAACTAACGGATGATGGCAGTCATCAAGCCAAGTATAAGAATAGTCGAAGTACCCGTCTATTTAATAAGAGTTATGAACTTTATCATTTGGATCAAGCTAAGACGAGCGCCAAAAAGCAACATGAAATGTATATCATGGAAGGCTTTATGGATGTCATTGCGGCTTATCGAGCTGGGATTGAAAATGCAGTCGCTTCTATGGGGACAGCCTTGACACCAGAGCACGTCCAGCACCTGTCTCATTTTACCAAAAAGGTCATTCTGACCTATGATGGGGATAAGGCGGGACTTGAAGCAACCGCTAAGGCCTTGGATGTCTTGCAGGATCTGGAGTTGGAGATTGTCCGTATCCCTGATCAGATGGATCCCGATGAGTACCTCAAAAAGACCTCCCCAGAAGATCTAGCTTCCCTCTTGAAGAATTCGCGGATCAGTAAGGTTGAATTCTTGATGCACTACTGGAAACCCCAGTATATTGAGAACTTGCAGGCACAGATTGAGTTTGTCGAGAAGCTGGCACCGATGATCGCCCAGACACGCTCCATCACAGCGCAAAACACCTATATTTATAAGTTGGCAGATTTATTGCCAGACTTTGATTATTTGCAGATTGAGCAGATTGTCAATAATAGTCGCTTGCATCAACGGCAGGAGGATCAAAGTGGTGGACGATCAAGAACGTCGAATTTTTCAGTGGAGCTCTTGCCGAATCGTGGGATGACGCGCTTGATCAAGGCGGAAAATCATTTGTTAAGTAGGATGAAGGATTTTCCAATGGTCCTCAATGATTACCGTTTGCGACCTGATTTTGCCTTTGATACGCCGGAGTTACAGATCTTGTATCAATTGCTCTGTCAAAATGGAGAAGTCACCTCTCAGGATCTATCCGAGCAGCCTGAAGGGGTCCAGCACGCCTGGTACCGCATGTTAGAAGAAGATTTACCAGAAGAGATAGCAGATGGTGAGTTAGAAGAAGTAGAAGCGACACGGAATCGTGAGCTTCTTCGCAAAGAAAGTCAACAAATTGGAAATAAAGTGAAGGAAGCTTCCTCTATAGGGGATGCGGAAAAAGCTTTATTGGAACTCGAGCGTTTGATCGCTCAAAAAAGAAGAATGGAGTAG
- the rpoD gene encoding RNA polymerase sigma factor RpoD translates to MAKEQKDITTLDVQIAEFIRSHKKSGTATDDEINDQLVIPFTLDADGIDDLLQRIQDAGISITDKDGNPSARVLTNEEEPELSDEELLGSNSAKVNDPVRMYLKEIGVVPLLTNEEEQELAILVEQGDLEAKQRLAEANLRLVVSIAKRYVGRGMQFLDLIQEGNMGLMKAVDKFDYTKGFKFSTYATWWIRQAITRAIADQARTIRIPVHMVETINKLVREQRNLLQELGQDPTPEQIAERMDMTPDKVREILKIAQEPVSLETPIGEEDDSHLGDFIEDEVIENPVDYTTRVVLREQLDEVLDTLTDREENVLRLRFGLDDGKMRTLEDVGKVFNVTRERIRQIEAKALRKLRHPSRSKPLRDFIED, encoded by the coding sequence ATGGCTAAAGAACAAAAAGATATTACAACATTGGATGTTCAAATTGCAGAATTTATCCGTAGTCACAAGAAAAGTGGAACGGCTACAGATGATGAAATTAATGACCAGTTGGTGATTCCTTTCACACTGGATGCAGATGGCATTGATGATCTCTTGCAACGCATTCAGGATGCTGGAATCTCGATTACAGATAAAGACGGCAACCCAAGTGCGCGCGTGTTGACCAATGAAGAAGAGCCGGAGTTGTCAGATGAGGAATTGCTTGGAAGTAACTCAGCCAAGGTCAATGACCCAGTGCGGATGTACTTGAAAGAAATTGGGGTCGTTCCACTTTTGACCAATGAAGAGGAACAAGAATTGGCCATTCTGGTAGAACAAGGGGACCTGGAAGCCAAGCAACGTCTAGCAGAAGCCAACCTTCGTTTGGTTGTTTCCATTGCGAAACGTTACGTTGGTCGTGGAATGCAATTTTTGGATTTGATCCAAGAAGGAAATATGGGCTTGATGAAGGCCGTTGATAAGTTTGACTATACCAAAGGGTTCAAGTTCTCTACTTATGCTACTTGGTGGATCCGTCAGGCCATCACTCGTGCCATTGCAGACCAAGCGCGTACCATTCGGATCCCTGTTCACATGGTGGAAACCATTAACAAGTTGGTTCGTGAACAACGCAATCTCTTGCAAGAATTGGGACAAGACCCAACACCAGAACAAATCGCTGAACGTATGGATATGACACCAGACAAGGTGCGTGAAATCTTGAAGATTGCTCAAGAGCCTGTTTCTCTTGAAACTCCAATCGGGGAAGAAGACGATAGCCACTTGGGCGATTTCATCGAAGATGAAGTGATTGAAAATCCAGTAGACTACACCACTCGTGTGGTACTACGCGAACAATTGGATGAAGTCCTCGATACTTTAACAGATCGGGAAGAAAATGTTTTGCGTCTTCGTTTTGGTCTCGATGATGGAAAAATGCGGACCTTGGAAGATGTGGGGAAAGTCTTCAACGTGACCCGTGAACGGATCCGTCAGATCGAAGCCAAAGCCCTCCGCAAACTCCGCCACCCAAGCAGAAGCAAACCATTGCGCGACTTTATAGAGGATTAA
- a CDS encoding RidA family protein: protein MAKTIHTDKAPAAIGPYVQGKIVGNLLFASGQVPLSPETGEIIGETIQEQTEQVLKNIGAILEEAGTDFDHVVKTTCFLSDMNDFVPFNEVYKTVFTTEFPARSAVEVARLPRDVKVEIEVIAEIKA, encoded by the coding sequence ATGGCAAAAACAATTCATACAGATAAAGCACCCGCAGCAATTGGACCTTATGTTCAAGGGAAAATCGTAGGGAATCTTCTCTTTGCAAGTGGACAAGTTCCCTTGTCACCTGAAACAGGCGAAATCATTGGCGAAACCATCCAAGAACAAACAGAACAAGTCTTAAAGAACATTGGGGCTATTTTGGAAGAGGCTGGGACAGACTTTGATCACGTGGTGAAAACTACTTGTTTCTTAAGTGATATGAATGACTTTGTACCTTTTAATGAGGTCTATAAAACAGTCTTTACTACAGAGTTTCCAGCTCGGTCTGCTGTTGAAGTAGCACGCCTGCCACGTGATGTGAAGGTTGAAATTGAAGTTATTGCGGAAATCAAAGCCTAA
- a CDS encoding membrane protein, whose product MFGKLLKYEFKSTAKWYLLITLIALGLSVITGVIGGSATNGFVDMETNSMQIITGTLGILIFGGVIGLYLSNYYIIIRRFYSNLYGREGYLTWTLPASPHAIILSKFVGALVASLYCLFLLFFSGFITILVMGAVTGEDLSAVFSIITEVFYHSIFYWMIIWWIFTTASGILLFYVSIALGQLFQNRRGLKAILFFFLLCIVLSIIGTAVNPLKDSYAVGYALVYGKFDEFGANFIPGLIYEVIKIVSMYFTIHYISKYKLNLQ is encoded by the coding sequence ATGTTTGGTAAATTATTAAAATATGAATTTAAATCGACAGCTAAGTGGTATTTATTGATCACCCTGATCGCACTAGGTTTGTCAGTGATTACAGGTGTTATTGGTGGAAGTGCTACAAACGGTTTTGTGGATATGGAAACCAATAGTATGCAAATCATAACTGGGACTCTTGGGATTCTCATTTTTGGAGGAGTCATTGGTCTTTATCTTAGTAACTACTATATTATTATTCGTCGTTTCTATTCCAACTTATACGGACGTGAAGGTTACTTGACCTGGACCCTTCCAGCTAGCCCTCATGCGATTATTTTGTCTAAATTTGTGGGAGCTTTAGTAGCGAGTCTTTACTGCCTATTCCTTCTATTTTTTAGTGGTTTTATCACAATACTTGTGATGGGAGCTGTTACTGGAGAAGACCTCTCTGCTGTATTTAGTATTATCACTGAAGTTTTTTATCATTCAATTTTTTATTGGATGATTATCTGGTGGATTTTTACCACAGCTTCAGGAATCTTACTATTTTATGTATCAATCGCACTTGGCCAACTGTTCCAAAATCGTCGTGGATTGAAAGCTATTCTATTTTTCTTTCTCTTGTGTATTGTGTTAAGTATCATCGGTACAGCAGTCAATCCATTAAAAGATTCATATGCTGTCGGGTATGCATTGGTTTATGGAAAGTTTGATGAATTTGGAGCAAACTTCATTCCAGGTCTTATCTATGAAGTCATTAAGATTGTTTCTATGTACTTCACCATCCACTATATCAGCAAGTATAAGTTGAATCTTCAATAA
- a CDS encoding NAD(P)/FAD-dependent oxidoreductase, giving the protein MSEIYDITIVGGGPVGLFAAFYGNMRQVKVKLIDSLPQLGGQPAILYPEKSILDVPGFTNLTGEELSNRLIEQVKRFDTPIFLNETVEDIRKEGDLFTITTSRQVHQSKAVIIAMGGGAFKPRALDIEGAENFDNVHYHVSNIQQYEGQQVTVLGGGDSAVDWALAFDKIAPTTIIHRRDNFRALEHSVEELKQSSVSIKTPFVPSRLIGENGHATHLEITKVKTDETELIPIDHLFVNYGFKSSIGNLKEWGVELQRHKIKVNQKQETSLPGIYACGDCCFYEGKIDLIATGLGEAPTAVNNAINYIYPDKKVQPTHSTSL; this is encoded by the coding sequence ATGTCAGAAATTTATGATATTACGATTGTTGGGGGCGGACCAGTTGGTCTGTTTGCTGCTTTTTATGGCAATATGCGCCAAGTAAAAGTCAAACTGATTGATTCCTTACCTCAACTGGGAGGGCAACCAGCTATTCTCTATCCAGAAAAGAGTATCCTCGATGTACCTGGCTTTACCAATTTGACTGGTGAAGAATTGAGCAACCGCTTGATCGAGCAAGTCAAACGGTTTGATACACCGATCTTTCTCAATGAAACTGTAGAGGATATTCGAAAAGAAGGCGACCTCTTCACCATCACTACTTCTCGCCAAGTGCATCAGTCTAAAGCAGTCATTATAGCCATGGGCGGTGGTGCCTTTAAGCCACGTGCCCTTGACATTGAGGGAGCTGAAAACTTTGATAACGTCCACTATCATGTTTCGAACATCCAACAATATGAAGGACAGCAGGTGACCGTCCTTGGTGGTGGAGACTCTGCTGTAGACTGGGCTCTTGCTTTTGACAAGATTGCTCCAACTACGATCATTCATCGTCGGGATAACTTCCGTGCTTTAGAACATAGTGTAGAAGAACTCAAACAATCTTCTGTTAGCATCAAAACACCATTTGTTCCTAGCCGCTTGATTGGCGAAAATGGTCATGCCACTCATCTTGAAATCACAAAAGTTAAAACCGATGAAACCGAACTCATTCCGATTGATCACTTATTTGTCAACTATGGCTTTAAATCTTCAATCGGAAACTTGAAAGAATGGGGTGTAGAATTGCAACGCCATAAAATCAAGGTCAACCAAAAACAAGAAACCAGCCTTCCTGGAATTTATGCTTGTGGAGACTGCTGCTTCTATGAAGGAAAGATCGATCTCATCGCTACAGGCTTAGGGGAAGCCCCAACAGCTGTAAACAATGCCATCAACTACATCTATCCAGATAAGAAAGTCCAACCAACCCACTCAACAAGTTTATAA
- a CDS encoding YvcK family protein, translating to MRKPKVTVIGGGTGISVILDSLRKKPVEITAIVTVADDGGSSGELRKNIQKLTPPGDLRNVLVAMSDMPRFYEKVFQYRFADDDGPLAGHPLGNLIIAGISEMQGSTYNAMQLLTKFFHTTGKIYPSSDSPLTLHAVFQDGKEIVGESHIANYTGMIDHVYVTNTYDQERPKASKKVVEAILESDMVVLGPGSLFTSILPNLMIDEIGKAILETKAQVAYVCNIMTQRGETEHFTDSDHVAVLHKHLGEKFIDTVLVNINQVPAAYMNSNKFDEYLVQVEHDFKGLRSQVPQVISSDFLKLVNGGAFHDGEKVVEELMQIVQVRK from the coding sequence ATGAGAAAACCTAAAGTAACCGTTATTGGAGGAGGAACAGGGATTTCTGTTATTCTCGATAGTCTAAGAAAGAAACCGGTTGAGATCACTGCCATTGTAACTGTTGCAGATGATGGCGGTAGCTCAGGTGAATTGCGGAAGAACATTCAAAAATTGACACCACCTGGGGATCTTCGAAATGTCTTGGTTGCCATGTCAGATATGCCTCGTTTTTATGAGAAGGTCTTTCAATACCGCTTTGCAGACGATGATGGTCCTTTGGCTGGGCACCCTTTGGGAAACTTGATCATTGCAGGAATTTCAGAGATGCAAGGCTCGACCTATAATGCCATGCAGTTGTTGACCAAGTTCTTTCATACAACCGGCAAGATCTATCCTTCCAGTGATAGTCCCTTGACCCTTCATGCTGTCTTTCAAGATGGAAAAGAAATAGTAGGAGAAAGCCACATTGCCAACTATACCGGCATGATTGATCATGTTTATGTGACCAATACCTATGATCAAGAGCGTCCAAAGGCTAGTAAGAAAGTGGTGGAAGCGATTCTTGAAAGTGATATGGTCGTCTTGGGTCCTGGTTCGCTCTTTACCTCGATCCTTCCTAATTTGATGATCGATGAGATTGGGAAAGCCATACTTGAAACCAAAGCCCAAGTAGCCTATGTTTGCAATATCATGACCCAAAGAGGAGAAACCGAACATTTCACAGATAGTGACCACGTGGCCGTGCTCCACAAACATTTGGGAGAAAAGTTCATCGACACCGTCCTTGTCAATATCAATCAGGTTCCCGCAGCTTATATGAACAGCAATAAATTTGATGAATACTTAGTGCAGGTAGAGCATGATTTTAAGGGCTTGCGATCGCAAGTGCCTCAAGTGATTTCTTCCGATTTCTTAAAGCTGGTCAACGGGGGAGCTTTTCATGATGGTGAAAAAGTGGTCGAAGAGCTGATGCAGATCGTGCAGGTGAGAAAATGA
- a CDS encoding metal-sulfur cluster assembly factor, with the protein MAYTTEQIEEIKNKILNALEEVIDPELGIDIVNLGLVYEIHFDGETGATVIDMTLTTMGCPLADLLTDQIHDVLAEVEEVTSVDVKLVWYPAWTVEKMSRYARISLGIS; encoded by the coding sequence ATGGCATATACAACTGAGCAAATTGAAGAAATTAAAAATAAAATTTTAAATGCTTTGGAAGAGGTAATCGATCCTGAGCTTGGGATTGATATTGTCAATTTAGGTCTTGTCTACGAGATCCATTTTGACGGTGAAACTGGAGCAACCGTCATTGATATGACCCTAACGACCATGGGGTGTCCATTAGCGGACCTTCTGACAGATCAGATTCATGATGTTTTAGCAGAAGTAGAAGAAGTGACATCTGTGGATGTGAAGTTGGTCTGGTATCCAGCTTGGACGGTTGAAAAGATGAGCCGCTATGCGCGGATATCACTTGGAATTAGTTAA